A region from the Desulfomarina profundi genome encodes:
- a CDS encoding DUF4340 domain-containing protein yields the protein MKRLLPLLTAILVVQVVLVIYCYSGGRQETGVGEPLVSLNTATVDHITIMDGDKKQVVLEKRKGKWILPDHSEVAADGSRISGLLEKIVTIKAGWPVATTSSAALRFHVADEQFKVKLVLQEKEKKTTIFLGDSAGARSAYLRLEGSNDIFRGNLATYDFPVDPDKWLDPSLVKLDKKEIVELQINELTLVREKDGFVLKDAGQGKTKKSVAANLVSTLAELKVDGVLGRKNDPSYKLDNPALLVTVKKKDGSTVEYRFAKDKKKKTDYILKRSDRKEYFRVALWRINSLLDTKRDDLLDKEKSGPAEKEKE from the coding sequence ATGAAACGTTTATTACCACTGCTGACCGCGATACTCGTGGTGCAGGTTGTGCTGGTCATATACTGTTATTCAGGCGGCAGGCAGGAGACAGGCGTCGGAGAACCTCTTGTTTCTCTTAATACTGCAACTGTGGATCATATTACTATTATGGATGGTGATAAAAAACAGGTTGTTCTGGAAAAAAGAAAAGGGAAATGGATTCTGCCTGATCATTCTGAAGTGGCTGCTGACGGTTCAAGGATCAGCGGTTTGCTAGAGAAAATTGTTACAATCAAGGCAGGTTGGCCTGTTGCCACAACTTCATCTGCTGCTCTTCGATTTCATGTGGCGGATGAGCAGTTCAAAGTAAAACTGGTATTGCAGGAAAAAGAGAAAAAGACCACCATTTTTCTTGGTGATTCTGCAGGGGCCCGGTCTGCCTACCTGCGACTGGAAGGCAGCAATGATATTTTCCGGGGCAATCTTGCGACTTATGATTTTCCTGTCGATCCGGATAAATGGCTCGATCCGTCCCTGGTGAAACTGGACAAAAAGGAGATCGTTGAGTTGCAGATAAATGAGCTGACCCTGGTCAGGGAAAAGGATGGATTTGTCCTGAAAGATGCCGGGCAAGGTAAAACGAAAAAGTCAGTGGCGGCAAACCTGGTAAGTACCCTGGCCGAATTGAAAGTGGATGGTGTTCTTGGCAGGAAGAACGATCCTTCCTATAAACTTGATAACCCGGCTCTGCTGGTTACCGTCAAAAAGAAGGATGGTTCCACGGTGGAATATCGTTTTGCCAAGGATAAAAAGAAGAAGACTGATTATATCCTGAAACGGTCGGACAGAAAAGAATATTTCAGGGTAGCCCTGTGGCGAATCAACAGTCTGCTGGATACAAAGCGTGATGATCTGCTGGACAAGGAAAAATCCGGTCCGGCAGAAAAGGAAAAAGAGTAA
- a CDS encoding Gldg family protein translates to MKTMLRIAGKEFGTFFSSPAAYIFLGAFLGATYFIFFWIESFFARNIADMQPLFKWMPLLLIFLCGAITMRMWAEERRTGTRELLMTSPVSSLVLICGKFLACLGLVALALLLSLPLAVTVSFIGPLDWGPVFGGYLASLFLASAYISIGIFVSSRSDNQLVALITSVFICAVFYFLGSPVFTSFFNNSTAELLKLLGSGSRFDSITRGVIDVRDLLYYLSVCAIFLVLTGYSLEQQRWAGNTGKVSHRTWQLVTLLAVVNLVVVNIWMAPVQKVRVDLTENKIYTLSDATRSYLSRLREPLLIRGYFSAQTHPLLAPLVPRLSDLLKEYEAAGNGRVKVEIIDPGEHPDLEQEAGEKYGIRPVPFRTASRYQTAVTNSYFDILVSYGSEFETLNFRDLIDIKTAGETEMSVDLKNPEYDISQAIKKVLYSYQSGGNLFENITGSVGFTAYFSDDKKLPKELVDLKKAIVKAVDETGKNSGGRFSATFVDPDKKGGDFINRLEEKWGFRPMVAGLFSPKTFWFYMVMKNGDQEVQVPLPEDLKAEAVQRVIDSALKRFSTGFLKTVAVWTPVSTPPMSPYAPREQKRQFRQLHQYLGEDFNIVDTDLKKGTVPENADILLLLAPESLNEKQLFAVDQFLMQGGSVIMATSSCDIEMNGALKVRKVDSGLEKWLEHNGITIEKELVFDPQNTPFPVPRKRDLGGFVVRETQLVNYPLFVDIRPDGMESDDGLLAGVRQLTMSWASPVTVDREKNAQRKVSELLFSSPESWRSDNLNIQPDFDQYGELGFQVSKTRGRIPLAVMVEGGFNSWFKDKPSPLAAVKKEKKTEKKPEKNSGDKKEEAIAINRVIDHSPDSSRLFVLGSNTFLSDIALGLSSSVNGTSYEAPLQLVANCIDWSLEDRELLAMRSHTRFSRILLPLQTGERRVIEYLNYGMALVGLILIWVMSLWLRRRTRLRFQAILDDSGRV, encoded by the coding sequence ATGAAAACAATGCTCCGGATAGCCGGGAAGGAGTTCGGAACCTTTTTCTCCTCTCCCGCGGCCTATATATTTCTCGGTGCCTTTCTTGGTGCCACCTATTTTATTTTTTTCTGGATTGAGTCTTTTTTTGCCCGTAATATTGCTGATATGCAGCCACTTTTTAAATGGATGCCTCTGCTCCTGATTTTTCTGTGCGGGGCTATCACCATGCGGATGTGGGCGGAAGAGAGGCGTACCGGTACCCGGGAGCTTCTTATGACCTCCCCGGTCTCCTCCCTGGTTCTAATCTGTGGAAAGTTTCTGGCCTGTCTCGGGCTTGTCGCCCTGGCACTCCTGCTGTCCCTGCCCCTGGCTGTGACGGTCAGTTTTATCGGCCCCCTTGACTGGGGTCCGGTGTTTGGCGGCTATCTTGCCTCTCTTTTTCTTGCTTCTGCCTATATTTCCATTGGTATTTTTGTCAGTTCCAGGTCGGACAATCAGCTGGTTGCGCTTATTACCAGCGTATTCATCTGTGCTGTGTTTTATTTTCTCGGTTCACCGGTCTTTACCTCGTTTTTCAATAATTCCACAGCCGAACTGTTGAAACTGCTGGGAAGTGGTTCCCGTTTTGATTCAATCACCCGTGGAGTGATTGATGTTCGTGATCTTCTCTATTACCTGAGTGTCTGTGCGATCTTCCTTGTATTGACCGGTTACTCGCTTGAACAACAGCGCTGGGCCGGCAATACAGGTAAAGTTTCCCATCGTACCTGGCAGCTCGTGACCCTGCTTGCCGTCGTCAACCTGGTTGTTGTCAATATCTGGATGGCCCCGGTGCAGAAGGTGAGAGTTGACCTGACCGAGAACAAAATCTATACCCTGAGTGATGCTACCCGCAGTTATCTGTCCCGTCTGCGGGAACCTCTGCTGATCCGTGGTTATTTTTCCGCCCAGACCCATCCGCTCCTGGCTCCCCTGGTACCGAGATTGAGTGACCTCTTGAAAGAGTACGAGGCTGCCGGAAACGGCAGGGTCAAGGTTGAGATTATCGATCCGGGTGAACACCCTGACCTGGAACAGGAGGCCGGGGAAAAATATGGTATCCGCCCGGTTCCTTTCCGCACCGCCTCCCGTTACCAGACAGCGGTAACCAATTCATATTTTGATATCCTGGTCTCCTACGGCAGCGAATTTGAAACTCTGAATTTCCGCGACCTGATTGACATCAAGACTGCCGGTGAAACCGAAATGAGCGTTGACCTGAAAAATCCCGAATATGATATCAGCCAGGCCATCAAAAAAGTCCTGTACAGTTATCAGAGCGGAGGTAATCTTTTTGAGAATATTACCGGATCCGTTGGTTTCACAGCCTATTTCTCGGATGACAAAAAATTGCCGAAAGAACTGGTTGACTTGAAAAAGGCCATTGTCAAAGCGGTTGATGAAACCGGTAAAAACAGCGGTGGCCGGTTCAGTGCCACCTTTGTGGATCCCGATAAAAAGGGAGGGGATTTTATCAATCGGCTCGAAGAGAAGTGGGGTTTCAGACCTATGGTGGCCGGGCTTTTTTCTCCAAAGACATTCTGGTTTTACATGGTGATGAAGAATGGCGACCAGGAGGTTCAGGTACCCCTTCCCGAGGATCTCAAGGCAGAGGCAGTACAGCGGGTAATCGATTCTGCCCTGAAGAGGTTTTCCACGGGATTCTTAAAGACCGTGGCTGTCTGGACACCTGTTTCCACTCCTCCCATGTCTCCCTACGCTCCCAGGGAACAGAAAAGGCAGTTCCGTCAATTGCATCAGTATCTCGGGGAGGATTTCAATATAGTTGATACCGACCTGAAAAAGGGTACGGTTCCTGAAAACGCCGATATTCTTCTGTTGCTGGCACCGGAATCGCTCAACGAGAAACAGCTTTTTGCGGTAGACCAGTTCCTGATGCAGGGTGGATCCGTGATCATGGCAACCTCTTCCTGTGATATTGAAATGAACGGGGCGTTGAAAGTCAGGAAGGTTGACAGTGGTCTGGAGAAATGGCTTGAACATAATGGGATTACGATTGAAAAAGAGCTGGTCTTTGATCCTCAGAATACGCCTTTTCCTGTTCCCAGGAAGCGTGATCTCGGTGGTTTTGTTGTCCGCGAAACACAACTGGTAAACTACCCGCTCTTTGTGGACATCCGTCCAGACGGTATGGAGAGTGACGATGGTCTGCTCGCCGGTGTGCGCCAGCTGACAATGTCCTGGGCATCTCCGGTTACAGTGGACAGGGAGAAAAACGCGCAGCGAAAGGTCAGTGAACTGCTGTTCAGTTCTCCAGAAAGCTGGCGTTCTGACAATCTCAACATCCAGCCTGATTTTGACCAGTATGGCGAACTGGGTTTCCAGGTGAGCAAAACCCGTGGCCGGATACCCCTGGCTGTCATGGTGGAGGGTGGTTTCAACTCATGGTTTAAAGATAAACCATCGCCCCTGGCAGCTGTAAAAAAAGAGAAAAAGACAGAAAAGAAACCGGAAAAAAATAGCGGGGATAAAAAAGAGGAAGCGATTGCAATCAACAGGGTAATTGATCATTCTCCCGATTCATCCCGTCTTTTTGTCCTGGGTTCAAACACTTTTCTGTCCGATATTGCCCTGGGCTTGAGCTCCAGCGTCAACGGAACAAGCTACGAAGCCCCCCTTCAGCTGGTTGCAAACTGCATTGACTGGTCTCTGGAAGATCGGGAACTGCTTGCCATGCGCAGTCATACCCGGTTTTCCCGGATTCTACTTCCTCTGCAGACGGGTGAGAGACGGGTGATCGAATATCTAAATTATGGAATGGCCCTGGTGGGTCTGATTCTTATCTGGGTCATGAGCCTGTGGCTGCGCCGGCGAACACGGCTTCGTTTTCAGGCCATACTTGATGATTCTGGGAGGGTGTAG
- a CDS encoding ABC transporter ATP-binding protein, translating to MDVQVIKEKQMIQADNLSKKYGSDFALRQVSFDIGRGEIVGLLGHNGAGKTTIMKILTGFLEPTTGQVRIGGHDLAQNRRKVQEIIGYLPENCPVYPEMSVIGYLDYCASLRNLGEPEKKRRIREVLEMTGISDRAFDRIDTLSRGLRQRLGVAQALLHEPELLILDEPTNGLDPTQIGHMRQLIKELAPRATIIISTHIMQEVQAVCDRVIIIRDGEKVLDESLETLKESRSVSVALDVDNASDILEALPFVQAVRVDRGKGLSRYSLEIKGDAPDITPEIADTIMQNNWKLFELTPESRDLETIFSETMMSSGRMQ from the coding sequence ATGGATGTTCAAGTGATAAAGGAGAAACAGATGATACAGGCAGACAATTTGTCGAAAAAATATGGATCTGATTTCGCCCTGCGTCAGGTGTCGTTTGATATCGGACGGGGTGAGATTGTCGGCCTGCTCGGTCACAATGGAGCCGGGAAGACCACGATAATGAAGATATTGACCGGTTTTCTCGAACCCACCACCGGGCAGGTCAGGATCGGTGGTCATGATCTGGCCCAAAATCGGCGCAAGGTTCAGGAAATTATCGGTTATCTGCCGGAAAACTGCCCTGTTTACCCGGAGATGTCGGTAATTGGCTACCTTGATTACTGCGCCTCTCTGCGCAATCTGGGTGAACCGGAAAAGAAAAGGAGAATTCGTGAAGTCCTGGAAATGACCGGGATCAGTGACCGGGCCTTCGATCGTATTGATACTCTCTCCCGGGGGTTACGGCAGAGACTGGGGGTTGCCCAGGCCCTGCTCCATGAGCCAGAGCTTCTTATTCTTGATGAGCCGACCAACGGGCTTGATCCGACCCAGATCGGTCACATGCGGCAACTGATCAAGGAATTGGCCCCCCGGGCCACCATAATTATTTCCACCCATATCATGCAGGAGGTACAGGCTGTATGCGACCGGGTAATCATTATTCGGGACGGTGAAAAGGTGCTGGATGAGTCCCTGGAAACCTTGAAGGAAAGCCGCAGTGTCAGTGTTGCCCTGGATGTTGACAATGCTTCGGATATTCTGGAGGCGCTGCCTTTTGTTCAGGCTGTCCGTGTCGACAGGGGAAAGGGGTTGAGCAGATATTCTCTCGAAATTAAGGGTGATGCTCCGGATATTACACCGGAAATTGCCGATACGATTATGCAGAATAACTGGAAACTTTTTGAGTTGACCCCCGAATCGAGGGATCTTGAAACAATCTTCAGTGAAACAATGATGTCATCTGGGAGGATGCAATGA
- a CDS encoding DcaP family trimeric outer membrane transporter, with protein sequence MCLFPKAVPLDSQQDALPDNSFFMHARQTRLGIATSTSTDYGMFKTKIEGDLFGAGGTETYSNSYGLRLRRAYGELGHLLVGQEWSTFIDLASYAETVDFGGPAGSLFIRQPLIRWTQPMGFGSLQFALENPESTFTSKDGSAPTSSDGESIPDIIVRANVDTGFGHFSLAAMGRQLIIDDGLYDDDTFGGAASFTAVIPTFNKDKFRFQFNYGNALGRYMEAEFADAFINPVTRKIETNVQYGGLVAYQHFWTDSLRSTLIYSYAERDNDLKYVPDTVDKSYQSVHANLFWSPVKRINFGLEYIWAMREVENGDDGDINRLQFGFQYLF encoded by the coding sequence ATATGCCTATTCCCCAAAGCTGTTCCTCTCGATTCCCAGCAGGATGCGTTACCTGACAACTCTTTTTTCATGCATGCACGTCAGACCAGGCTCGGCATTGCTACCAGCACTTCCACCGACTACGGAATGTTCAAAACTAAAATCGAAGGCGACCTTTTTGGTGCCGGTGGTACGGAAACGTATTCCAATTCCTATGGTCTGAGACTGAGACGGGCATACGGAGAACTCGGCCACCTCCTGGTCGGCCAGGAGTGGAGTACCTTTATCGACCTGGCTTCCTATGCGGAAACTGTTGATTTCGGTGGACCTGCCGGGAGTCTTTTCATCCGTCAGCCCCTGATCCGATGGACTCAACCCATGGGCTTCGGTTCCCTGCAGTTTGCTCTGGAAAACCCGGAAAGCACTTTTACATCAAAGGATGGCAGTGCTCCCACCAGCAGTGATGGAGAATCTATTCCGGACATTATTGTCAGAGCGAATGTGGATACAGGCTTCGGTCATTTTTCTCTGGCGGCAATGGGACGGCAGCTCATAATAGATGATGGCCTCTATGACGATGACACCTTTGGCGGAGCTGCCAGTTTTACCGCCGTCATTCCCACTTTCAACAAGGATAAATTCCGTTTTCAGTTCAATTACGGTAACGCGCTGGGACGCTACATGGAAGCTGAATTTGCCGATGCCTTTATCAACCCGGTCACCCGGAAAATTGAGACGAACGTCCAGTATGGCGGCCTTGTTGCCTATCAGCACTTCTGGACGGACAGTCTGCGTTCAACTCTTATCTATTCCTATGCCGAACGTGACAATGACCTGAAATATGTGCCGGATACTGTCGACAAGAGCTACCAGTCGGTCCACGCGAACCTGTTCTGGAGTCCGGTTAAACGTATCAACTTCGGTCTGGAATATATCTGGGCCATGAGAGAAGTGGAAAACGGAGACGACGGTGATATAAACAGGCTCCAGTTCGGTTTCCAATATCTTTTTTAG